One window of the Archaeoglobus sulfaticallidus PM70-1 genome contains the following:
- a CDS encoding SPL family radical SAM protein has protein sequence MDIIKPFDPWKSKLCTCPEKFSLNPYTGCSHKCTYCYSTYIPNFYSLRTKKDVIKRVEKDLEKIPENSIISMSNSSDPYPGVERKLEITRKILELLKEYDMRVLIVTKSDIVARDVDLLSEMRCAVSVSISTLKFFRTFEPNAVDPEMRIRAMKVLKDNNIPVILRLDPVIPFKTENEIDSILNSCDFVDHVVSSTLKLRYDSLKRVISSNPELSFFRNIYLNLGEKIQNSFYLPAQIRRDILNAVKEKCEEMGISYAFCREGFRFRAGSCDGTHLIK, from the coding sequence ATGGACATCATAAAGCCGTTTGATCCCTGGAAGTCCAAGCTCTGCACATGTCCAGAAAAATTCTCGCTGAATCCATATACCGGATGCTCGCATAAGTGTACATACTGCTATTCAACATACATACCAAACTTTTACAGCCTCAGAACAAAAAAGGATGTAATTAAGAGGGTTGAGAAAGACCTCGAAAAAATTCCGGAGAACTCAATAATCTCTATGTCGAATTCGAGTGATCCGTATCCTGGAGTGGAGAGAAAGCTTGAGATCACGAGAAAAATTCTGGAGTTGCTGAAGGAATACGATATGAGGGTTTTGATCGTCACAAAGAGCGATATCGTTGCGAGGGATGTTGATTTGCTTAGTGAGATGAGGTGTGCTGTCAGCGTATCGATATCAACCCTGAAATTTTTCAGAACATTTGAGCCAAATGCTGTTGATCCAGAGATGAGAATCAGGGCTATGAAAGTGCTGAAGGATAACAATATTCCGGTTATTCTGAGGCTCGATCCGGTAATACCCTTCAAGACTGAAAATGAAATTGATAGCATACTTAACTCATGTGATTTTGTCGATCATGTTGTTTCATCAACGCTGAAGCTCAGATACGATTCTCTGAAAAGAGTTATCAGCTCAAATCCAGAGCTGAGCTTTTTCAGGAACATCTATCTGAATCTCGGTGAAAAGATCCAAAACTCCTTTTATCTTCCTGCTCAGATAAGAAGAGATATTCTAAATGCTGTTAAGGAGAAATGCGAGGAGATGGGGATAAGCTACGCGTTCTGCAGGGAGGGTTTTAGATTCAGAGCTGGAAGCTGCGATGGTACTCATCTGATCAAGTAG
- the yjjX gene encoding inosine/xanthosine triphosphatase, translating into MRVVVGSRNPLKVEGVKQAFELYFDDVTVESRSVDSGVESQPFNNRTIEGAINRALNSYSEEFDFAVGVEAGLFSFKNTITGFIDFQVSAVYDGSRVSIGFGPGFEYPPFVVEEVLKGREVGDVMDELTGIKNLGEKTGAIYFLTKGKISRVDLTRISVINALIPWINREYYFKSFKSEL; encoded by the coding sequence GTGAGGGTTGTTGTTGGATCCAGGAACCCGCTCAAGGTTGAGGGGGTTAAGCAGGCTTTTGAACTGTACTTTGATGATGTAACAGTTGAGTCCAGAAGCGTTGATTCTGGTGTTGAGAGCCAGCCGTTCAATAACAGAACGATCGAGGGAGCGATAAACAGGGCGTTGAACAGCTATTCAGAAGAATTCGATTTTGCAGTAGGCGTTGAGGCTGGCCTGTTCTCGTTCAAAAACACGATTACCGGATTCATAGATTTTCAGGTTTCTGCAGTCTATGACGGCAGCAGGGTTTCGATAGGCTTCGGCCCGGGATTTGAGTATCCTCCTTTTGTCGTGGAGGAGGTCTTGAAGGGGAGAGAGGTTGGGGATGTGATGGACGAGCTTACAGGGATAAAAAACCTCGGTGAGAAGACAGGGGCGATATACTTTCTGACCAAGGGCAAGATCTCGAGAGTGGATCTCACACGGATTTCAGTTATAAACGCTCTCATACCGTGGATCAACAGAGAGTACTACTTTAAAAGCTTTAAAAGCGAATTATGA
- a CDS encoding tRNA(Met) cytidine acetyltransferase TmcA translates to MTELKLADLHEEIKKATEKSIKNNHRFMVFLCSEDHDRLINLSKKIFEYYLKICPDCIPKGFRLLLAGRTRFIEIVNNTNLFNFVKNRKIHFKESENVLGETYSALVIDLTEGFNPNDLGIIIETIEKGGIIIVLSPPVDKWNNFISKWHKELVSEPYSIESVIPRFYRRFIAHTLEAKGTIIYDADKSKIVKRFQEGQREDEKEIVIPERRNIKKKLYKLCATQDQVNALYEFETFFDRKREKKVAVITADRGRGKTAILGILTPHLISRMQRVLKRAIRIMVVAQTPQSVQTYFRFLTIALKRHGFVDHKIKESSGMITVVTGKHLRVEYVVPRRAIAEARYADVVIVDEAASIDVNTLFEILKDTRYAIFSSTIHGYEGSGRSFSVRFLKRLEMDESVEIQKISLEEPIRYAKGDPIERWLYKTLLLDSKPAALNEEDIEAIKDGKLEFEYIDKDAFIENEDLLYDFFGIYVLAHYRNRPSDLVILFDMPNHIAFRVSVNGKTVCSLHVAIEGSIEEDVIAKMSEGYKPKGQIIPDVVLKHHWDYSFPKYKGLRVVRIATHPDVMDMGIGTFALKNLLEWAYTEGYDWVGSGFGVSSELLRFWSRTGFIPVHITPQRNEISGEYTVVVIQGLKDEIREKLWSLNSDFVKRVVEYLSDELKDLDFETAYLLLHSLHKSYDAEKPKLTETDVSRMEKYIEGISLYEYVSDIARPIVRYYYLLSDSNRVKLDELEERVLIQKCLQLKSWWEFEELLKEGRVYNLMHSAIVKIWKWFVSG, encoded by the coding sequence ATGACGGAGTTAAAGCTCGCCGATCTGCACGAGGAGATCAAAAAAGCTACCGAGAAATCGATTAAGAATAATCACAGATTTATGGTCTTCCTATGCTCGGAGGATCACGATAGGCTGATTAACCTTTCCAAGAAAATTTTTGAGTACTATCTTAAGATATGCCCAGACTGCATACCAAAAGGCTTCAGGCTGTTGCTTGCTGGAAGGACGAGGTTTATTGAGATAGTAAACAACACCAATCTGTTCAATTTTGTGAAGAACAGAAAGATACACTTCAAGGAATCTGAAAATGTGCTTGGAGAGACCTACTCAGCACTTGTGATCGACCTTACGGAGGGCTTCAACCCGAACGATCTCGGAATAATCATTGAAACGATTGAGAAAGGTGGTATAATAATCGTTCTCTCACCTCCAGTAGATAAGTGGAATAACTTTATCAGCAAATGGCACAAGGAGCTTGTCAGCGAACCATACAGCATAGAAAGCGTTATTCCAAGGTTCTACAGAAGATTTATAGCCCACACATTAGAGGCTAAGGGAACGATCATATACGATGCAGATAAATCCAAGATCGTCAAGAGATTCCAGGAAGGACAGAGAGAAGATGAAAAGGAGATCGTCATTCCGGAGAGGAGGAACATAAAGAAGAAGCTGTACAAGCTATGCGCAACCCAAGATCAGGTTAACGCCCTTTACGAGTTCGAGACTTTCTTTGACAGAAAGCGGGAGAAAAAGGTTGCCGTGATCACGGCAGATAGAGGGAGGGGTAAGACAGCGATACTCGGTATCCTGACCCCCCATCTGATCTCCAGAATGCAGAGGGTTCTTAAAAGGGCTATAAGAATTATGGTGGTCGCGCAAACCCCTCAATCAGTTCAGACATACTTCAGATTTTTAACGATAGCCCTGAAGAGGCATGGTTTCGTTGATCACAAGATAAAGGAGTCCTCGGGAATGATTACCGTTGTCACGGGCAAACACCTTCGCGTGGAGTATGTTGTGCCGAGGAGGGCTATAGCAGAAGCCAGATATGCGGATGTCGTGATCGTTGACGAGGCTGCGAGCATAGATGTCAACACGCTGTTTGAAATCCTGAAGGACACAAGGTATGCGATTTTCTCGTCCACAATACACGGATATGAGGGCTCAGGAAGAAGTTTCAGTGTGAGGTTCCTGAAAAGGCTTGAGATGGATGAAAGCGTTGAGATTCAGAAGATAAGCCTTGAGGAACCGATAAGGTATGCCAAAGGAGATCCTATTGAGAGATGGCTCTACAAGACCCTCCTCCTTGACTCAAAGCCTGCTGCACTGAATGAGGAGGATATTGAAGCTATAAAGGATGGAAAGCTTGAGTTCGAGTACATAGATAAGGATGCGTTCATAGAGAATGAGGATCTGCTCTACGACTTCTTCGGCATATATGTCCTCGCTCACTACAGAAACCGACCTTCAGACTTAGTCATCCTGTTCGATATGCCGAATCACATCGCCTTCAGGGTTAGCGTTAATGGCAAAACAGTGTGCTCGCTGCATGTCGCTATTGAGGGGTCGATAGAGGAAGATGTGATAGCGAAGATGTCAGAAGGCTACAAACCAAAGGGTCAGATAATTCCAGATGTAGTGTTGAAACACCACTGGGACTACAGCTTTCCAAAATATAAGGGGCTGAGAGTTGTCAGGATAGCAACACACCCTGATGTGATGGACATGGGGATAGGCACATTCGCCCTCAAGAACCTGCTTGAATGGGCATATACAGAGGGATACGACTGGGTTGGATCGGGATTTGGAGTATCCTCCGAGCTTCTGAGGTTCTGGAGCAGAACAGGGTTCATACCGGTACACATAACCCCTCAGAGGAATGAGATCTCTGGAGAGTACACGGTTGTCGTCATTCAGGGACTGAAGGATGAAATTAGGGAAAAACTATGGAGTTTGAACTCTGATTTTGTCAAGAGGGTTGTTGAATACCTTTCCGATGAGCTTAAGGATCTGGACTTCGAAACGGCATACCTCCTCCTGCATTCTCTGCATAAAAGCTACGATGCAGAGAAGCCCAAGCTGACAGAAACAGATGTGTCGAGGATGGAAAAGTACATCGAGGGCATAAGCCTGTACGAGTATGTCTCCGACATTGCCAGACCCATCGTGAGGTACTACTATCTGTTAAGCGACAGCAATAGGGTGAAGCTGGATGAGCTCGAAGAGAGAGTATTAATCCAGAAGTGTCTCCAGCTGAAAAGCTGGTGGGAGTTTGAGGAGCTTTTGAAGGAAGGAAGGGTTTACAACCTGATGCACTCGGCAATAGTCAAGATATGGAAGTGGTTCGTGTCAGGGTGA
- a CDS encoding ASCH domain-containing protein, which translates to MEVVRVRVMHMQSINFDSKFVEMIRLGRKKSTIRRGIKIFSKGSVVNLTSDGRVFGKARIIKVIVKRLDEIGEEDAKLDGFESREELFSELKRIYGSIDEKEFFTIIHFEVID; encoded by the coding sequence ATGGAAGTGGTTCGTGTCAGGGTGATGCACATGCAGAGCATCAACTTCGATTCAAAGTTCGTCGAGATGATCAGGCTCGGCAGGAAAAAAAGCACGATAAGAAGGGGAATAAAGATTTTCAGTAAGGGAAGTGTGGTTAACCTCACGAGCGATGGCAGGGTTTTTGGAAAAGCGAGAATTATTAAGGTGATCGTTAAAAGGCTCGACGAGATAGGAGAAGAAGATGCAAAGCTGGATGGATTTGAATCGAGAGAGGAGCTTTTTTCCGAATTGAAAAGGATTTATGGTTCCATAGATGAAAAAGAGTTTTTCACGATCATACATTTTGAGGTTATCGATTAG
- a CDS encoding TIGR04053 family radical SAM/SPASM domain-containing protein produces MMFDIMEKPFIIFWELTRACKLACKHCRAKAQRKRHPDELNFEEVKKVIGQITEFSKPYPLVVITGGDPLMREDVFDIVREGVSKGLRIAIAFSGTDLADESTLEELKRAGVARVAISIDGSEKVHDSFRGIKGTFRMSMDILENARNISLSTQINTTVTNHNIMHLHEIARIAIENEVTLWDVFFVVPTGRARMEYLPTSQQFEDILNWLYDLSMLKNLNVKSSAATHLRRIEIQRKKGIKYVSDFYFRLLDELKSLPEMKDGGKIIGHSKSIAMDGIKRMMGITDGRGMFFISHIGEVYPSGFLPINAGNIREMSLKEIYCKSEIFTQLKNPDLLKGKCGRCEFRKICGGSRARAYAMSGDYLAEEPRCIYQPEH; encoded by the coding sequence ATGATGTTCGATATAATGGAGAAGCCGTTCATAATCTTCTGGGAGCTTACGAGAGCCTGCAAACTGGCATGCAAGCATTGTAGAGCGAAAGCTCAGAGAAAAAGACATCCAGATGAGCTCAATTTTGAAGAGGTAAAAAAGGTTATCGGCCAGATAACCGAGTTTAGCAAACCGTATCCGCTGGTTGTTATCACAGGCGGAGATCCACTGATGAGGGAAGATGTGTTTGATATAGTGAGGGAAGGAGTTAGCAAGGGGCTGAGGATCGCTATCGCATTCAGCGGTACGGATCTCGCTGACGAGAGTACACTCGAGGAGTTGAAGAGGGCTGGAGTTGCGAGGGTTGCGATAAGCATCGATGGTAGCGAGAAGGTGCATGACTCCTTCAGGGGAATTAAGGGAACATTCAGGATGTCGATGGACATACTCGAAAACGCCAGAAACATCTCGCTGTCAACCCAGATCAACACAACGGTCACTAACCACAACATAATGCACTTGCATGAAATAGCAAGAATAGCGATAGAAAATGAAGTAACGCTATGGGATGTCTTCTTCGTTGTTCCAACAGGAAGAGCCAGGATGGAATACCTGCCAACATCACAGCAGTTCGAGGACATACTGAACTGGCTTTACGATCTCTCCATGCTGAAAAATCTGAATGTTAAAAGCTCTGCTGCGACCCATCTTAGAAGGATCGAGATCCAAAGAAAGAAGGGTATTAAGTATGTCTCTGATTTCTATTTCAGATTGCTTGATGAGCTAAAGAGCCTCCCGGAAATGAAAGATGGAGGTAAAATAATTGGCCATTCCAAGAGCATAGCGATGGATGGAATAAAGAGAATGATGGGGATTACAGACGGAAGAGGAATGTTCTTCATAAGCCATATAGGCGAGGTCTATCCAAGTGGATTCCTGCCGATCAATGCAGGAAATATCAGAGAGATGAGCTTAAAGGAAATATACTGTAAATCAGAGATATTTACCCAACTGAAAAATCCAGATTTACTGAAAGGAAAGTGTGGGAGATGTGAGTTCAGGAAGATCTGCGGAGGTTCCAGAGCGAGAGCATACGCCATGTCAGGAGACTATCTGGCTGAGGAGCCGAGGTGTATATATCAGCCTGAACATTGA